From the genome of Eublepharis macularius isolate TG4126 chromosome 12, MPM_Emac_v1.0, whole genome shotgun sequence, one region includes:
- the ARL6IP1 gene encoding ADP-ribosylation factor-like protein 6-interacting protein 1: MAEGDNRSTNQLAAETASLEEHLQGWGEVILVTDKILRWEKPWFPPAMLSVVSFVFLMIYYLDPSVLSGVSCFVMLLCLADYLVPALAPRIFGSSKWTTEQQQRFHEICSNLVKTRRKIVGWWKRLFAFKEEKPKMYFTTMLCSLAVIAWIGQQVHNLFLTYLIVSFFLLFPGLNKHGIISKYAGMAKREVNKLLKQKEKKNE; this comes from the exons ATGGCGGAGGGCGACAACAGGAGCACCAACCAGCTG GCTGCAGAGACAGCTAGTTTGGAAGAACACTTGCAAGGATGGGGAGAAGTGATTCTGGTCACCGACAAAATCCTTCGTTGGGAAAAACCTTGGTTTCCACCTGCTATGCTCagtgttgtttcctttgtttttct GATGATTTACTACCTGGACCCATCTGTTCTCTCGGGAGTTTCTTGTTTTGTTATGTTGCTTTGTTTGGCTGACTACCTTGTACCTGCTCTTGCTCCTAGAATTTTTGGCTCCAGCAAATG gactacTGAGCAGCAGCAACGCTTTCATGAAATCTGTAGCAACCTGGTAAAAACACGGCGCAAGATTGTTGGTTGGTGGAAACGTCTTTTTGCCTTTAAGGAAGAAAAGCCTAAAATG TATTTCACAACAATGCTGTGTTCGTTAGCAGTGATTGCTTGGATAGGACAGCAAGTTCACAACCTGTTCCTCACCTATCTTATTG TGAGCTTCTTCCTGTTGTTTCCTGGATTAAACAAACATGGAATTATTTCAAAGTATGCTGGAATGGCAAAAAGGGAGGTCAACAAACTCCTTAaacaaaaggagaagaaaaatgaatga